From a region of the Pleuronectes platessa chromosome 22, fPlePla1.1, whole genome shotgun sequence genome:
- the ankrd16 gene encoding ankyrin repeat domain-containing protein 16 — protein MDADNTERLLVKLAQDGHTSSLEELIGPGGSAAARSVSRGHLGRSGDTLLHYAARHGHLDTVKYLVEGVGMDVELSNNDYKRPLHEAASMGHRACVGYLLREGAAVDSLKRADWTPLMMACTRRNLDVIQELLRHGADPALRNKDGWNSFHIACREGDPLVVQHLLLIAQEVWRTESKTRRTPLHTAAMHGCEEVVRILLERCGYTPDSADSCGVTPLMDAVRNGHVSVARLLLEHHQASPTAADRVGAQLVHQVAVTGQEEALRFLVKDLGVDVNQRATGIQLSALHYAAKEGHTSTIKTLLELGADLHARDTKGRTALHMACIGQHAGAARLLQQLGLKDSEDASGTRAQQFARKPDLMAAFESGSADTS, from the exons ATGGACGCCGACAACACGGAGAGGCTGCTGGTGAAGCTCGCTCAGGACGGACACACGAGCTCCCTGGAGGAGCTCATCGGGCCGGGCGGCTCGGCGGCGGCTCGGAGCGTGAGCCGGGGACACTTGGGCCGCTCCGGGGACACTTTGCTGCACTACGCGGCCCGACACGGACACCTGGACACGGTGAAGTACCTGGTGGAGGGCGTGGGGATGGACGTGGAGCTGAGCAACAACGACTACAAGCGGCCGCTGCACGAAGCTGCGTCCATGGGTCACCGGGCGTGTGTGGGCTACCTGCTCCGGGAGGGCGCTGCGGTGGATAGCCTGAAGAGGGCGGATTG GACTCCTCTGATGATGGCCTGCACTCGGAGGAACCTAGACGTGATCCAGGAGCTGCTGCGTCACGGCGCCGACCCTGCACTGAGGAACAAAGACGGCTGGAACTCGTTCCACATCGCCTGCAGGGAGGGGGACCCTCTGGTCGTGCAGCACCTGCTCCTTATTGCGCAAGAAGTCTGGAGGACGGAGAGCAAGACACGGAGGACACCGCTGCACACTGCAG CGATGCACGGCTGTGAGGAGGTGGTCAGGATCCTGCTAGAGAG ATGTGGCTACACCCCAGACAGCGCAGACAGCTGTGGAGTCACTCCTTTGATGGATGCTGTCAGGAACGGACACGTCTCTGTGGCCAGGCTGCTTTTAGAACACCACCAG GCGTCTCCAACGGCAGCTGACAGAGTCGGGGCTCAGCTGGTGCACCAGGTAGCTGTCACTGGCCAGGAGGAGGCGCTGCGGTTCCTGGTGAAGGACCTCGGGGTAGACGTCAACCAGAGAGCGACAGGCATTCAGCTCAGTGCCCTGCATTACGCTGCAAAG GAGGGCCACACGTCCACTATTAAAACACTGCTGGAGTTGGGAGCAGATCTTCATGCTCGGGACACAAAGGGAAGAACTG CTCTTCACATGGCTTGCATCGGGCAGCACGCAGGAGCAGCGCGGTTGCTTCAGCAGCTCGGACTCAAAGATTCCGAGGATGCATCCGGCACAAGAGCGCAGCAGTTCGCCAGGAAACCAGACTTAATGGCCGCGTTTGAATCTGGCTCAGCAGACACATCATAA